The Pelodiscus sinensis isolate JC-2024 chromosome 6, ASM4963464v1, whole genome shotgun sequence genome has a segment encoding these proteins:
- the NUDT12 gene encoding NAD-capped RNA hydrolase NUDT12, with product MTNTERSPKQQMISQLHNFAATGDKVRLTALCSQSPSLINEAAENGWTALMYAARNGRFEIVQILLEKGCDRSIVNKSSQTALDIAKFWGYKHIANLLENVKGGQKPFFLPNYVREYENYFSRTLLDRRSDKRTDSKWLNRKQNHPATIYILFSNLSPLVTLGGGEDSYQQPEVRLCRLCHKDVKEYMSQTEEVTLIFLGVELQLASLNGRVLKEDEDDGLVAWFALSIDATFAEQFKQKHEDCYFLHPPMPALLQLPEREAGIVAQARSVLAWHNRYQFCPTCGSSTKIEEGGYKKTCLKEDCPSLQGVHNTSYPRIDPVVIMQVLHPDGNQCLLGRQKRFPPGLFTCLAGFVEPGETIEDAVRREVEEESGVKIGHVQYVSCQPWPMPSSLMIGCLAVAISTEIRVDKNEIEDARWFTREQVVDVLIKGNQHSFLLPPSQAIAHQLIKHWIGMNANL from the exons ATGACAAACACTGAAAGGAGCCCCAAGCAGCAAATGATTTCTCAGCTACACAATTTTGCTGCTACTGGAGACAAGGTCAGGTTGACAGCACTGTGTAGTCAGTCTCCATCCCTTATCAATGAAGCTGCTGAGAATGGTTGGACAGCCTTGATGTATGCTGCGAGAAATGGCCGCTTCGAGATTGTGCAGATTCTTCTTGAAAAAGG GTGTGACAGGTCCATTGTCAATAAATCAAGCCAGACTGCACTGGATATTGCTAAATTTTGGGGGTATAAGCATATAGCCAATTTACTAGAAAATGTTAAAGGTGGGCAGAAGCCTTTTTTTCTGCCAAATTATGTAAGAGAATATGAAAATTATTTTAGCAGGACACTTCTGGATAGAAGAAGTGATAAAAGAACAGATTCTAAATGgttaaacagaaaacaaaatcatcCAGCTACAATATACATCCTTTTCTCAAATTTAAGCCCTTTGGTCACTTTGGGTGGTGGTGAAGATAGTTATCAGCAGCCTGAAGTCAGGCTTTGCAGACTGTGCCACAAGGATGTAAAGGAATACATGAGTCAAACTGAAGAAGTCACCTTGATATTTCTTGGAGTAGAACTTCAGTTGGCTTCTCTGAATGGAAGAGTTCTGAAGGAAGATGAAGATGATGGACTGGTTGCTTGGTTTGCCCTTAGCATAGATGCCACCTTTGCTGAACAGTTTAAACAGAAACATGAAGACTGTTATTTTCTTCATCCTCCGATGCCTGCATTGCTGCAGTTGCCTGAAAGAGAAGCTG GCATAGTAGCCCAGGCCAGATCTGTGCTAGCATGGCATAACCGATACCAATTCTGCCCAACATGTGGCAGCTCAACCAAGATTGAAGAAGGAGGCTACAAAAAGACTTGTTTAAAAGAAGATTGTCCTAGCCTCCAAGGTGTTCACAATACATCATACCCAAGAATTG ATCCTGTAGTGATAATGCAAGTCCTTCATCCAGATGGGAACCAGTGCCTTTTAGGCAGGCAGAAGAGGTTTCCTCCTGGCTTATTTACCTGCCTTGCTGGATTTGTAGAGCCTG GGGAAACAATAGAAGATGCTGTTCGAAGAGAAGTAGAGGAGGAGAGTGGAGTCAAAATTGGTCATGTTCAGTATGTCTCTTGTCAACCATGGCCAATGCCCTCCTCCTTAATGATTGGCTGCTTAGCTGTTGCAATATCTACAGAAATTAGAGTTGACAAGAATGAAATAGAGGATGCCCGTTGGTTCACTAGAGAACAG